The Pedobacter roseus genome contains a region encoding:
- a CDS encoding RagB/SusD family nutrient uptake outer membrane protein translates to MKPRVLQLFMLACTAVIFTTSCNKLDLVPTNDLTADKVYTSAAGYKQSLAKVYGAFALTGNASVGQPDIPVEIIKDEGNSDFLRLYWNLQELTTDEAVWSWQNDAGIQGLHEMTWSSINSIINGLYYRSFFQITLCNDFINQSSDDNLSKRGIVGADADQVRRFRAEARFIRAYQYAVLMDIYGNPPLVTETTEIGGKDLPKQVSRKDLFTYVESELKAIENDLAAPKGNEYGRADRAASWALLSRIYLNAEIYTGTARYTDAITYCNKITAAGYTLHGNYRELTIADNHLNTDENIFTINYDGTSTQNFGGTTYLMHGPAAVPADVSGSNGNWGGLRITQQFVNLFADKTGATDTRAQFYMSGQNMEINDLYTSTDGYSSTKYRNKTRSGGPAPHQDVAKDFSDIDFPLFRLGETYLTYAEAVLRGGSGGSLTQALTYINQLRTRAYNGNTAGNITSSALTTDFILDERGRELWYEATRRTDLIRFGKFTTAAYLWAWKGGVKGGTAVNSKYNLYPLPPTDLSANPNLRQNTGY, encoded by the coding sequence ATGAAACCACGTGTTTTACAACTTTTTATGCTGGCTTGCACTGCGGTAATTTTTACCACATCGTGCAACAAACTGGATTTGGTACCTACCAATGATCTTACTGCAGATAAAGTATATACTTCGGCCGCTGGTTATAAACAATCGTTGGCTAAGGTTTACGGCGCTTTTGCCCTTACCGGAAATGCATCCGTTGGCCAGCCCGATATTCCGGTAGAGATTATCAAAGATGAAGGTAATTCCGATTTCTTGCGTTTATACTGGAATTTGCAGGAACTCACTACTGATGAAGCCGTTTGGTCGTGGCAGAACGATGCCGGTATTCAGGGCCTGCACGAAATGACATGGTCATCAATCAATTCGATCATCAATGGTTTATATTACCGTTCATTTTTTCAGATTACGCTTTGTAACGATTTCATCAATCAATCATCTGATGATAATTTAAGCAAAAGAGGAATAGTAGGTGCTGACGCTGATCAGGTACGCAGGTTCAGGGCAGAAGCACGTTTTATCAGGGCTTATCAGTATGCCGTATTGATGGATATTTACGGAAATCCGCCATTGGTTACCGAAACTACCGAAATAGGAGGCAAGGACTTACCAAAACAAGTTTCACGAAAAGATTTGTTTACTTATGTAGAATCAGAGCTTAAAGCCATAGAAAATGATTTAGCGGCACCTAAAGGAAATGAATATGGTCGTGCGGATAGGGCTGCATCCTGGGCATTATTATCGAGGATATATTTAAATGCTGAAATATATACCGGTACCGCCCGATATACCGATGCCATCACCTATTGCAACAAAATTACCGCTGCGGGTTATACACTTCATGGTAATTACCGCGAGTTAACCATTGCGGATAATCACTTAAATACAGATGAGAATATTTTTACCATTAATTATGATGGGACCAGTACCCAGAATTTTGGGGGTACTACTTACCTGATGCATGGACCTGCAGCCGTTCCTGCAGACGTATCAGGGTCAAATGGTAACTGGGGCGGATTAAGGATTACCCAGCAATTTGTAAATCTTTTTGCTGATAAAACAGGTGCAACAGATACAAGGGCACAGTTTTATATGTCGGGACAAAACATGGAGATAAATGACCTGTATACTTCTACCGATGGTTACTCGAGCACCAAATACCGCAACAAAACCCGTTCTGGCGGTCCGGCTCCGCATCAGGATGTTGCCAAAGATTTTTCAGATATCGATTTCCCTCTGTTCCGTTTAGGCGAAACCTATTTAACCTATGCCGAAGCTGTTTTACGTGGCGGATCAGGTGGTAGTTTAACGCAGGCCTTAACCTACATTAACCAGTTACGTACCCGTGCGTATAATGGCAATACAGCAGGAAATATCACTTCGAGTGCTTTAACCACCGATTTTATTTTAGATGAACGTGGTCGTGAACTTTGGTACGAAGCCACCCGAAGGACAGATTTAATCCGTTTCGGGAAATTTACCACAGCTGCTTATTTATGGGCATGGAAAGGTGGTGTTAAAGGTGGTACAGCGGTAAATAGCAAATACAATCTTTATCCATTGCCGCCAACCGATCTTTCGGCCAATCCAAATCTTCGTCAGAATACAGGTTATTAA
- a CDS encoding SusE domain-containing protein, producing MKKSIHILYTLLLVSLFFGCKKDDSTNVVTPPGAGSLAFKSSAAAVVLTSATDATNVVTFSFKAANFGVSVIPTYSLEFDIPSDTLGANAWANAISVKLATGTLEKAYLGADFNSLLANQLLLPTGAVSTLVVRLKAEVTQNTGTASTIKPIYSSLTMTVNPYKATIEYPALMVKGGNSWKTPTARTNGFVLTSAKFNSKYEGYLNLPNADGYGGDAFQLVSTKDAKVYGWGGTSTTMSLTGGNLYLTPAPAYMKVNADVDALTITYTPVKFFISGDDNAWSTSSTPLIYNATTGKWVAANVALTAGKTFVFTCNGGYDISYKVDANGALVYAGAPTWGGINIPVSKTGVFTVTLDLSAGDGNYTYSIK from the coding sequence ATGAAAAAATCTATTCATATCCTATATACTTTGCTTTTAGTCAGCCTTTTCTTCGGTTGCAAAAAAGATGATAGCACAAATGTAGTTACCCCGCCAGGTGCAGGCAGTCTCGCTTTTAAAAGCTCTGCAGCCGCTGTGGTATTAACTTCAGCCACTGATGCCACCAATGTAGTTACTTTCAGTTTTAAGGCGGCAAACTTTGGCGTAAGTGTGATCCCAACTTATTCTTTAGAGTTTGATATACCTTCAGATACCTTAGGCGCAAATGCCTGGGCAAATGCAATAAGCGTTAAACTTGCAACAGGTACTTTAGAAAAAGCTTATTTGGGTGCCGATTTTAATTCGCTTCTGGCCAATCAATTGTTATTGCCAACAGGTGCCGTAAGTACCTTAGTTGTAAGGTTAAAAGCAGAAGTAACCCAAAATACAGGAACGGCTTCTACCATCAAACCAATCTACTCAAGCTTAACCATGACGGTTAATCCATACAAAGCTACCATCGAATATCCGGCGTTGATGGTAAAAGGAGGCAATTCCTGGAAAACACCAACCGCAAGGACAAATGGTTTTGTACTTACTTCAGCTAAATTCAATTCAAAATATGAGGGATATTTAAATTTACCAAATGCCGATGGCTATGGTGGCGACGCTTTTCAGCTGGTATCAACAAAAGATGCGAAAGTGTACGGTTGGGGAGGTACTTCAACAACCATGAGCTTAACCGGCGGTAATTTATACCTTACGCCAGCACCGGCTTACATGAAAGTAAATGCCGATGTAGATGCATTAACCATTACCTATACGCCCGTAAAATTCTTTATCTCTGGTGATGACAATGCCTGGAGCACTTCATCAACCCCATTGATATATAATGCAACAACCGGTAAATGGGTGGCCGCAAATGTTGCCTTAACCGCAGGAAAAACTTTCGTATTTACCTGTAATGGCGGTTACGATATCAGTTATAAAGTAGATGCCAATGGAGCTTTGGTTTATGCAGGTGCACCAACCTGGGGCGGTATTAATATCCCGGTTAGCAAAACAGGTGTTTTCACCGTTACTTTAGATTTAAGTGCCGGTGACGGAAATTATACTTATTCGATTAAATAA